The stretch of DNA TGTTCCACCTGCTTTTGTTGGTGATGCTGTTTTAGAAGCGGCTGACGCTGGCATTGAACTTTCTGTTATTATTACAGAGGGCTCTCCGGTACGTGATATGCAAAGAGCAAAAGCGTATGCGACTAAAAAAGGTATGAAAACCATTGGACCAAACTGCCCAGGTATTATCACCGCTGAAGAGTGTAAAATCGGCATTATGCCAGGTGTTATTTTCAAAAAAGGCAATATCGGCTTGATCAGTAAATCAGGTACATTGACCTATGAAGGTGCGAACCAAGTCTGTAATGAAGGCTTTGGTATTACAACAGCGGTTGGTATTGGTGGCGATCCTATCATTGGTCTTTCATACTTACAACTTCTTCCTTTATTTGAAGCAGATCCAGAGACAGAAGCGATCGTAATGATTGGTGAAATTGGTGGAGATCTTGAAATTCAAGCGGCAGCGTTTATAAAAGAACACATTAAAAAACCAGTCGTTGCATTTATCGCAGGTCAAAGTGCGCCGAAGGGCAAACGTATGGGACATGCAGGTGCAATTATTAGCGGAAGTGCAGGAACTGCTGCTGAAAAAATGGAAGCGCTTACAAAAGCGGGTGTTCATGTTGTAAAATCACCTGCTGAAATAGGTAAAAAAATCGCAGAGGTTTTGAAAAAGTAATAAATTAAGTCTGCTAGATGTTATAGTAGTGTACAATCTAGCAGTTTATTTTGGTTAACATTGAGTAAAAAGAGCTAAGAAAAGGAGAATGAAGGATGGGTTTAATCACCGCTCCAAGTAATACACCGGTATGGGTTAACGTCTCTAGGTGTAAAGCTTGTGATATTTGTGTCAGTATGTGTCCAGCAGGTGTCTTAGGTATGGTTCAAGCACCAAATTCGACATTAGGATCTATGATAGAGGTTGTTGTTCCAGAGGCCTGTATTGGATGTAGGGATTGTGAATTGCATTGTCCTGATTTTGCTATTTACGTAGCAGATAAAAGTGAATTTAAATTTGCGAAACTTTCAGAAACTTCTAAAGAGAGAGCTGAAAAAGTGAAACAAAATAAATTTAAAAAACTGAGCGCATAAGGATCATTGATGGCAAGAGAAGTAATATCAAGCGGCAATGCCTTAGTAGCAAAAGCGGCAGTTGAGTGTGGATGTAAATTTTTTGGAGGGTATCCTATTACGCCTTCAAGTGAAATTGCAGAGGATTTAAGCAAACTCCTTCCAAAATTTGGTGGTAAATTTATCCAAATGGAAGATGAAATCGCAGGTATCTGTGTAGCGCTTGGTGCTTCTATGAGCGGAACTAAGTCTATGACCGCTTCATCAGGTCCT from Sulfurospirillum arsenophilum NBRC 109478 encodes:
- the sucD gene encoding succinate--CoA ligase subunit alpha, with the protein product MSILINKNTKVIVQGFTGKEGSFHAEQCLAYGTKIVGGVTPGKGGTTHLGQPVFNTVREAVAATGATVSMVFVPPAFVGDAVLEAADAGIELSVIITEGSPVRDMQRAKAYATKKGMKTIGPNCPGIITAEECKIGIMPGVIFKKGNIGLISKSGTLTYEGANQVCNEGFGITTAVGIGGDPIIGLSYLQLLPLFEADPETEAIVMIGEIGGDLEIQAAAFIKEHIKKPVVAFIAGQSAPKGKRMGHAGAIISGSAGTAAEKMEALTKAGVHVVKSPAEIGKKIAEVLKK
- a CDS encoding 4Fe-4S dicluster domain-containing protein — encoded protein: MGLITAPSNTPVWVNVSRCKACDICVSMCPAGVLGMVQAPNSTLGSMIEVVVPEACIGCRDCELHCPDFAIYVADKSEFKFAKLSETSKERAEKVKQNKFKKLSA